In Aedes albopictus strain Foshan chromosome 3, AalbF5, whole genome shotgun sequence, the genomic window CGGATCGGTCACCGTGGCGGCTGGGATTGGTGAGGGAGTGATAACGTGTGTTGACGATGATGGCACGGCACGAGAGATTGTCGTGAAAGAAGTGCTTTACATTCCAAAACTGGACAGTAACTTGATCTCAGTGCGAAAGTTAACACAAAAAGGACTGAAAGTACAATTTACGGACACAAAGTGCGAAATCAAGAGTGAAAGCGGAAAAGTAATTGCAGTGGCGGAATTGAACGGAAATCTGTACATGCTCAAGGAAGTGGAACGTGCTAAACTTGGTGAAGAAGTACGTCACTTGCTGAACTGTCAGCATATGTGGCATAGGCGTTTCGGACACCGAGATCCGAAGATTTTGGAGCGGATTCGAGCGGAAGACCTTGCTACTGGATTTGCTATGCAGGATTGCGGCGCTAGACAGGTATGTGAGCATTGTTTACAAGGCAAATTGCCAAGAATTCCATTTCCCAAGGCTTCGCTCAATAGAGCTAAACGTGTCCTCGACTTGGTCCACACGGACGTTTGTGGGCCAATGAAGAATGTAACGCCGGGGGGGAACGCATTCTTCATGACGATCATAGACGACTTTTCGAGATACACAGTGGTGTGCCTATTGCGGCACAAGTCCGATGCAGCAGCGTGTATTAAACGATACGTGGCCCACGTTAAGAACCTTTTTGGCAGAGCTCCCTGTGTGATTCGATCCGATGGCGGAGGGGAGTACGTAAACCACGAACTCAAGCAGTTTTATGCAGAAGAAGGTATTCAAGCTCAAATTACTGCTGCGTACTCTCCGCAACAGAATGGGGTCGCGGAGCGAAAAAATCGGACCCTACAAGAgatggccacatgtatgttgctAGATGCTGGACTGAAGAAGGCGTATTGGGGGGAGGCAATCATGACAGCGTCGTATTTGCAGAATCGATTGCCCTCCCGATCTGTAGATACAACCCCTTACGAGAGATGGTACAACAAGAAGCCGTCGATGCAGCATCTGCGAGTATTTGGTACTGTCGCCTATGTTCACATACCGGAAGTCAAGCGCGCCAAACTGGACCCCAAGGCCCAGAAGCTAGTTTTTGTGGGCTACTGCACCGACCGGAAAGCATATCGGTTTGTGAATCCTGAAACTGATAGAGTAACCATCAGTCGTGATGCTCGGTTCATAGAGTTGCAGGACGATGTTGCAACTTGTTCGGACTCTATCAAGAAGAACGATGGTGGATGGATTGAGATCAGCGTGGACAACGGTAAAGATGGGACACAGGAGGAGCCAGCAGTGCAGGAGGAGCAAGCAGTTCCGGAGGAGCGTGAAGATTCAGAGGAGGAATTTCATGGCTGGGATTCTGGCGATGAACAACCAGCGGATGCCGGAGGAAGCAGTACCAAAAGACAAACGAGAGGTGTTCTTCCGAAGCGTTTGGAGGATTATGTGGTCGACGTAGCGCTAGCGGTAGAGGAGCCGCAAAATTACGAAGAAGCAATTAAAGGTCCTGAGCGGGAGATGTGGAAGGCTGCAATGCTTGACGAATACAACTCATTGATGGAAAACGGAACCTGGACTCTCGTGGAATTGCCGGCTGGTCGCACAGCGATTGGTAGTAAATGGGTTTTCAAACGAAAGGAGGACAGCGATGGTAGAGTGTCACGTTTCAAGGCTAGGCTCGTCGCCCAGGGCTTTCGACAGCGATATGGAGTTGACTACGACGCAGTCTTTGCACCGGTAGCCACCCAAAGTACCCTTCGAGTTCTTCTGACGATTGCAGGACATAAGCAGCTGGCAGTTCACCACATCGATGTAAAGAACGCCTATTTGAACGGTGAGTTGAGAGAAGAAGTGTACATGCAGCAGCCCAAAGGTTTCGAAACGCCTGGTAAAGAGCGACTGGTCTGCAAACTACAACGCAGCTTATATGGCCTAAAACAAGCGGCCAGAATTTGGAATAAAACAATGGACGGATTGTTGGTTGAATTGGGCTTTGTACAGTCGAGAGCAGACCCCTGTCTGTACACAAAGGTAATGGCAAATGGAACATTGATGTACCTCCTACTCTACGTGGACGATATGATAGTGGTTTGTTCTGATGAAGGCGAGATTCATAATCTGACATCGAAGCTGCAGCAGAAAATTAAACTGTCGGCGCTGGGAGAGGTTCAATCTTTCTTGGGAATCCGTATATCCAGGGACTCTAACGGTTACTTTTGCATGGATCAGGAGACTTACATTGCGAAGGTTGCTGAAAAGCATGGACTTGCTACAGCTAAAGGCTCCAAGATACCCGTTGACCCAGGCTACTATCGTAACAGAAATGGAAGCCAACAGTTGCCGGATAATCTGCTCTACCGCAGTCTGACTGGGGCATTGCTCTATGTAGCGGTAAACACGCGCCCAGACATTGCAGCAAGTGTGTCCATTCTGAGCAGGCAAATCAGTCACCCTACGGAATGTGATTGGACGGAATTGAAAAGGATCGTCAGGTATCTGTTGAGAACAAACGAGTACCGGCTCACATTAAAGAGTGTCAGGGGCGAACCGATGGTACTGCAAGGATACAGCGACGCCGACTGGAGTGGAGATACTGCAGACCGAAAGTCGAATACCGGATATATGTTCAGCCTTGGTGATGCGGTCATTTGTTGGGCAAGCAGGAAACAGACAAACGTGGCTCTGTCCAGCATGGAGGCCGAATACGTTGCCCTTTCGGAGGCGTGTAGAGAAGTTGTCTGGCTTCGACGTCTTCTGGAAGAAGTGCAGCTCAAACAAACGGATGCTACAGTCATATACGAAGATAATCGAAGTTGCATCGATTTCATCGGGATAGAGCGGCAGTCTCGACAATCAAAGCACATCGATACCCGTATGTGTTTTGCCAGAGACCTTGTGGAGAAAGGAACGGTTCGTATACTGTATTGTCCTTCGGAGGAAATGAAAGCAGATATCCTCACCAAGCCTCTCGGAGGAACGAAGCAGCTGAAGTTTTCGAAGGCAATGGGTTTGGAAGTTCCAGTTCGCAGGAGTTAAAatattgaggaggagtgttgagaaAAGAAGTAGGGGCAATATTATTATCTCCTACGCCCATGACTGCACATACTCCGAACGAGACAACGTGACAGAGGAGAGAGAAGTGGTAGGTACGAACTGTACCGAGCGGTGAGTAGAAAGTTAGTTCTGTACAAACAGCAGAGAATAAAGGACGTTAATTTGTAGTGCTCTTGCGTTCCTCTTTTATTCACGCTACGCGGTTCCGAAAGTCTTTGTGTCGGTCGTTTGTTCGCCCGGTTTTCGTTTCGGATGTCCGCTGCTGATCCTGTGTGGCTGGTTATTGTTCCAACAAGATGTGGATCAATTTTCAAACTAACAGGCGAAAGGCAGTTTGTGTTGACCATCGGATCTTGCTTCAGGTAAGTTGCATGATTGAAATCATTGAAAATCTAGTTTTATATATTTCATTTATTCCACTAGATCAGCCGCCCAAGCGCATTCATCCCAAGGTACTCGGATATCCCAAACATTGACGAAAAATGCACAGTAAAACTTCCACCTCTGACGATGGTACCTTATGAAGCGATAATGGAAGCAGCCGTTGTAAAAAGTGGATGGCCGTGCTAAAAAAGATGGTTCGCTGCAGGTGGAGAACTTGCTTCGGAATCTGTGTGAAAGTTCAACGGCCACGCTAGACAGCTTCAATCCCATCTATTGCAAGAATTTGAATATGAATGTTTATGGAAAACATTGGTGAGTTAAAGGCATACGGCATTGGCGTTAGTCCAGCGTTAACCGTACTTGTATTTCAGCCGATTTGACCTCCGACGCGTTCCTGGATGATCCTTTTCGAAGCATCCTCGTTGCTCCCTCTGGAAAGGGATTACCCCGATGTGATTGATGCGTACAGTTGCTGCTGGGGTCTTCACCAACGTTCCGGCTCTTTCTGCCACCTAGCTGGCGAGGCGATGTTATAAACTGAAGTAAAGAGCAAAACTTCAACCCTGCAGATGCTCACCGGCTCGCTCAGACTACAGGAGAGGGGCCACTAAAGGAAATGTTTGTACAATAAACTCTTCTTTATTTTGAAATAAATCAAATAGaacgataaatatttttttgtggaTTCTTCATATATTAAGATAGAAAAGCAATAATATAGATATttactaggggcaggacagatctaacgagagcaaatctgtgttcgaggtgttgctcagaattcctcacagttcctcagaatttctttcatttataccaaagtgtgatttggcaccaatgtcaaactacaaagtgttgcatgtgctgaatgaaaattgcagttttagggatgtctttcgacaaatttcgtcgatcatcgataaaaagagttactcagaatctctcagagttgctctcgtttgcacagtgtcttgcccctaggataTTTATGAAAATTAAATATGAAACGtttactcaaatatgggtaagaaTTACTCAAATTGAAAAACTCATATGTGAGTAAAATTTACCTATATTATTCTTAGAAGCATcatacccaaatatgggtaacgtggctttacccataaaatgaggttgtgcacttttcggcgATTATGAGTAAACattactcatatttgggtaaacCGACCTTAGCGTGTATTGCTACAGTCAGCGGTGAAtacgcatatctagataagttgtAAATATATTCACCATTGACAGCAGCATGGGAACTTTGCGACAGCAGCGCCATCACGAATTCGCCACTTGTGTTGCCTTTTCAAATGACcggtcaataggacagatcggcgaagtactagatttgtagtaatgagctgaattttagtatggtgagaaggtcaattctccgtttctgcaatgaaatggtgcagaaagcgtgggtattatgattccttgcctaattttatgctgtttgagcaaaactttgggtaacagtgttgttgttttctgcatttcttgcaacataaacaacatagttatccaaagttttgctcaaacagcatcaaattaggcaaggaatcataatgcccacgctttttgcactatttcattgcagaaacggagaactaaccttctcaccatactaaaattcagctcattactacaaatctagtactacaccgaacgtaccccattccttacacagttttgaaactggactTGGAGGTCTGTTCTCTGTGCATTATGTATGAtgaaccttttttcgaaaaaaaaatgattttgtaACAGCAAAATCTATCGTAtgtatgtttttattatttttttcatcaggGAGCACTAATCTCGGCACTAATATTATCATTGCTGgtgtttcgtaaaatggctcattctcaGATGCAACTTTCAAGTCCGTACCTTGGTCTGCTGCGATATGGATGCAACGAGACAAAACATGGGTCGTGAAACATATGCTCCTTAAAAAATGTTTGTTTCGACGGTTGATTTTTTTTAGTTGGCTCACTTTGCAGAGCTAGAAAATACCTGGTGCTTTACTGCTCATAAATATGCGTAGTATCCAAATTGTGCCTTTAAAATTTCCTAGGCTGGTAACATTTCAACAACTTTGATAGTAATTTGATGGATTCTGGTCGGAAATAGAATCTTTCGAAGACCAGTTCGAATACTGTCTTTGGTTTTGACTCGATTTGTATTTACATTGTATTGTCTTGCTGAATGATGGTGCGCATGCTCATGATGTTGTGCATACAAAACATTTTCTAATCCCTGAAGCAACAAATGAAAATGTAGCATGCTTCCACAGTGGTTCCAAAATTGTTTCACTGCTGACCTCGCTGCTGACAAATCACAGTGAATGCTACAATAAAAGCttgttcacagacaaacagacgtaacaccttgaacgattttcatggaaatccatcgcccagttcacactaccaccacctggtggaaaagttgcacgaatcactgtgttgtgcaatatcgccaacagaaggcgctagtgtgaaacgtcaaacgcatagaaaaactatgcgcgcgcctctggttgtgaaagccacaactatgaaaatttaaaatgttcgTTGAAAGCGTAgtagatggaaatttcgcaagtgttacgtctgtttgtctgtggcttgtTCATAAATCTCATAACGCTGAAAGggtataaggctatctgacgtttgatcacctttctctgtttcgctcccgaggaggataggtttggtttcatacggaaacgtttccctatgaaaatattaaacaaaaaaatactatcctctgtgactgcttgagagagaagggtgattgaacgctagattgccttatatGAGTGGATGTTCCTAAAAATTTGTTCGATACCTTCTGAAAAGGCTAATCTCATCATtataaaatttgtattttttattgttttattctcGATTTTATTGTTCTCCTATGTTTTACAGTGAATGAAATTCAACACTGCCATCATTAATCCATCAACCACGAGAACGTCAGCCAAGAATATGACTTCATGAGCAACACTGTCAAAGCAACCTTTTCCGAGCACATCAAGATACGGATACGTTGGTAAGTCAGCACGGTAGTGCGTAGTAACGACTAAAAACTCCATTGAATGTTTTGAGTTTCTTGAGTTAAAATTAAATATTTaatcctaggggcaagacactgtgcaaacgagagcaactctaagagattctgagtaactctttttatcgatgatcgacgaaatttgtcgaaagacatccctaaaactacaattttcattcagcacatgcaacactttgtagtttgacattggtgccaaatcacactttggtataaatgagataaattctgaggaactgtgaggaattctgaacaatacccataggcgaaactaccgggggtgccggggttgccaggcaccccctagaattttgaaACATTACTGTGAGacatggggcgatgaatgatgaatggataaactaaggccagtagtacacagggtcaaatatttgacaaggaaagcactcaagaaacaacatcagtttgacactaatgaaaatttgatcaagtcaaacaagatgtttgagctttgttttcttttcggacaaatatttgaccctgtgtactagcagcttaatgaatatttgttcgttgtgcaccccctggcaaaaatttgTAGTTTCGCCAATGACAATACctagaacacagatttgctctcgttagatctgtctcgcCCCTAGATTTAATCTAATGATcctttttaacccttcagcgcgcgcgctgttgtaaaaagtacaacactaccaaaaaacctcgcttttcgtatacagcgcgagcgcggtgcagtttcggttgcttgatggcgcgcgtcctggaaggttaatgttGAGTTGAATCCGTTTGATTTTGAGTTCGGTTTCCTTTTGCTTTTCCCACTGTGAAACCTGTTGCGTCCGACGCCGCAGTGTCGCGCAACATTTTATTGTCGAAAATCGATTTCGGCTTCGAAACCCCCGTACTGCAAATTCGGCCTTGCGTCCGATACCGCTGTTTTGCACGCGACATTCGGCCGCTAGAAACCGCCTGGTAGAAACGGCCCCATCCATCAAACGCTGATGCCCGCCGCAAACACACAGCGAAAAGAGGAAGAGATCAAAAGTGCCCGAGTTTTTGAACGAAGCAGTCCTAGCAATCCGCGCGTCGGTAGATAAACGATTTTCACGGTGAAAATCCAGTAATTTGTGCGACCAAAGCAAGCGGTGTCCCGGAAGTGGCGTTAAATCGGCAGTGAAAAGTGTGAAATTgagtgaaattttggattttgacccGGCGACTCGCGGAAAATCCGGTGCCGAATCGCCAAAGTGCACAAACGGGATTAGAACGCCAGTAGAACCAAAGGTAAGAGAACCGCGGAAAGCCGGGAGAATGGAGGTGCTGCAAAATGCTTTGGGAGAACAATTTGACAAGTTGTGAAAAAATCCGATTGTGGGAAGCATTTTATGCACTGGAATAAGCTCACGCGAAATTTTTCTATCGAATTTACCAGAAAGTGGTCGGGCAAATCGATTTCTTGGCTGCTGCCGAGTCGTGGTGTGCAACGCGGTTACCGATTCCGGCTGCAATCCGGCAAACCAAGCGGAAATGCTATAAAAAATTGCTTCCAGGTCCATCCGGGAGTACGTACCTATCGGTCCGCGCTCCACCACCAACACATTCAAGGTCATTCCCGGCATAATTGGCGCTCTTGTGCTCTGCTGATGCTCGTCGTCGGTCGGCCGTGTTTCTCATGCTTTGCGCTGTATCGATAGACGAACGGACGGACGACGGTACGCGGCTTTCTCGCTTGTCGAATCCTCCGCCGCCGTCGCAGGTCAGTCCCCCGATTTCCTACCCGTGAAGGCGAAAGAAGAAGCGTCGTGGTGGTTGGCACGCAGTAGCACACGCTGTTCGGTTTAAGTTCGCGttcaattggggactacgaagcaaattaccacagttgatcatgtgcgtgaagcgccgattttttaacatggggaagcataggaagtcaattttcaaatgcttctaaaaaattcaaaacattatttaatttAAAATGGATTGATGTACGGGTTAAGAATCTTCGTTTTCTATGCAATCAGTACTTAATCTGGGAAAaaactttttaatcaaaatgatatgccaaaaagtttgctaattgaatttctcatcacgtacaccaaccagcttttaattaaatattgttttgatttttttagaagcatttga contains:
- the LOC134289780 gene encoding uncharacterized protein LOC134289780, which translates into the protein MPGMTLNVLVVERGPIGTYSRMDLEAIFYSISAWFAGLQPESVTALHTTTRQQPRNRFARPLSGKFDRKISRELIPVHKMLPTIGFFHNLSNCSPKAFCSTSILPAFRGSLTFGSTGVLIPFVHFGDSAPDFPRVAGSKSKISLNFTLFTADLTPLPGHRLLWSHKLLDFHRENRLSTDARIARTASFKNSGTFDLFLFSLCVCGGHQRLMDGAVSTRRFLAAECRVQNSGIGRKAEFAVRGFRSRNRFSTIKCCATLRRRTQQVSQWEKQKETELKIKRIQLNINLPGRAPSSNRNCTALALYTKSEVFW